The genomic segment TCTTAAGCTCTTGCCAACACACAATCACACACGTTCAGCCCCCACAAAAAAGTTTCGTCTGTTTGCTCTGTGAATGCGATCTTTGATGGATATGAGAAAGCTAACAATTACCAACACTATCTTTATTTACACACCAAGTAAACGCCTTTTAACTTGTGTCGCAGCCACGCTTAAAAAACAGCACCAAAAGCACCAACGAGACCCTCCTTCTCCTCCACATCCAGTATTGCAGCCACAGACAAATCCACAACTTTAAATCAGATTTTACTCATTAAGTTATCTGCTATTGTTTCTAACCCATCTTTGGATTGTGCTAAATGTAAAGAATTAGTGCTCCATTTGTCTCCTCAAGAGTTTGATAGTTGTTAAATCAAATGTGAATCCAAAAacagctttaatttttttcttttttcattttgtatcTGAGACTTGTAAGTTTGAAGGGGATATTTCCCAATTCAGTAGTTGCTTTGAATTCGCTTATGCAAGGTTTTTGCAAGGGTGATAAAATGGGATATGCTGAGAGTGTTGTAGAGGAGATGATACCAATAGGTTTACCAAtaaaccaaggtttgtttgcTTTGATTATTAATTGGTTGTGTGAAGCGGGGCAAATAGAGAATTGAGAAGAAGAGgataaagggaaaagaaaaggagaagaaataagaaagaaaagctaGGGAAGAcagagggaagaagaagaagctgggCAGAGGAAGACGGGAAGAGAGAATAGGGAATGAGAGGAGAATTACAACtctgtaatttttctttaattcataAATAAGTTGTTTACAATGTAAAAGAAGCActtataaatagtaaaacatAATACAACCACACTTAGACAAAAGACCCATTAAAATAAGATAACATGAAATCCAATAATTAAATCAGATGAAGCCCAATCATATAAGCCCAAGCCCGTTATCTTAGTCAAAGAGTGATGAGTTAGGCCATTGTTTGTTTCCTAGTTCAGTGTATATAATTCGCGTATCAGATATGATATCCTCCTCAATTTTCTCAGGTTTGAAAGAACTTAACCTcgtcaaatataattttaggtgACTCTAATAATACTCCAAAAAATTAGGATCAAGTTGATGCAATCTCTTTCTAGTTATCCAAATATAGTCTTAAGCAAGTTATTTGCTATTATGATTCATTGAATCTCAttattcctataaaaaaaactatgtattCAAAATATACTGATTGTGTTCTTGGTGAACATGTCTATaatgattattgttttaattcttACCAACATTATAATGCTTTATTTTAGAAATCTCTAGGGGTTCTATTCTATTAGAAATGTTGGTCATCCAGGCTTGCATGAgttataattattcttaaataGCTCTAAAAATATTGCTAAGGATAAGTCTATAATAATTGTAGACTCAAGTTTAGACAATATAAAACTTTGCACAAATGCATGCTACACTGaattagagatgaaattgaaatcatAAACATATCTTGCAAGtatcaatataataaatatactgATTTTATCATTGGAGGGTTTTTAAACCCCCGATTGAGATTATTTTTGCAAGTATTGAAACTTGTATTATAAGTACAAATATgaagttttttagattaaaaaaaaagaaatttaaacattttaatatattaattaatcactattttaaatactaaataatattttagttatatattttgaattttgaaacatcatcttattttattgactttttgttaaaaaaaaatcctgatgAATTATATTGATCCTTCGAAGATATTTGATTATTCTCGATACCTATTAAAGATTGATTGCGTGATTTTTGTGCAGACAAGGGAGGTGTTAAAGCTTCGCGTGAGACTGAAACAATACTATCCGTTTATCATGGATGCTTTCTTTCATGTCTTGCCCTCGACAGCATTTATAGCTCCAAGGTTCTGTTTCTGAAACTCTTCAAGATATATTGTATTCTTGCTATGATATTCGGATTTGAGAAGGCAACTTGGTCGATGTAGTGGTTCACACATAATCTCACTTACTTTATCCTGCCTGAAAAGCACCAATTATATACAAGTGGGATTCATTGTTTGCTTCCTGATGCTTTTTTATTCACAGTGATGTTATATAAGTGGGCCCATGTCCTTCTGTTTTAGCCCATTTTCTCAATAATTGAAGGAGGATTTTCTATACATAGAAAGGTCTCTACACTGCGCAACATGGCAGCTGGTTCAATGGTAGCCTACCCTTAATTTCTAGGCGAGAGCAGGGTTTAGTGCTTGAAACAATGCCAAACACCAGGCATAGAGTAATCCAACAAGCGCCTAGAGATGCATAGAATAACATCATAGTCGAAGAAGACTAGCTGACATAGGTTGAAAAATCGAGTCCGATTCCAAGGCAGCAGCTAGTTCTGGCCACAGGATAGCTGAAACAGTCCATGAGCCGTCGTTTCTAGCGCTTGGCCTTTGGTTCATGTAGCCAACTCCAATTTTTTCTACCGTTGTACAAACCGTGCCCACTACTGGACCACCGAATCCGAAGTCCAATTCAGCAACTGGAAACCTCCTCCCTGATGACAAAACAAGGGCTGGACCTCCTCGGCCTAATACAATGCTAGATAGCATCAGACCAGGTCTATGACACTCGATCCAATCTatcaaatccaagaaatgtgCCTCATTAGTCACCTTTGATATGGAATCATGAACATTGCTAGCAACATCTGATATAGACCCTTGCTTCAGTTCTGCAATGGTTGCTTCTGCAACAGCTACGGATAATACATTCCCTATGTAATTTGACATTAAATCCTCAGCTCCATGAACTCTACCACGTCCATCGACTAACCATCCCATCTTGCACTTTTGATGCCTTTCATCAATGGCTGTAACCATTATCTTCCATACATAGGCTGAGAAGGCCTCAATTTTAGTTCTTTTGTTACCGCTGTCACAAGCAAGTTGCTGCAGCCTATTGATGCTGGAGACATCAATATGATATAGGCGCTTGAGCAGGATCTGGGTTGTGGGCATGTTTATTATTTCTTCTATGGTGCACTTTACGAAAGTTTGATCCAAAGAAGGATGATAAGTTGGAGGACAGCGTGCTAGAAGGTTTCTCCTGTGATCTGGCATGCAAGATATTGGCTTTCTTTGAGCGATTTCTGACCATGAAACCAGGAATTTACCAAAGGCACTTGCATCCCCGAGTGCATGATCAAAGGTGAATGTTATTGAGATGCCTCCACATGTGTAACGGGTGACTTGAACTTGTAAAGGAAACTCAGTGTTGAGAGAAACGAGTTTCCCTTGCAAAAATTGATCAAGGTTGTAGAAGTCTAGTTTCTTCAAAGAAATGTTGGCATGGCCTTCTACAACCAAAGCACCATTATCGTCACATATAATCTCAGGCTCATTAGTATTTGGATTTTGTACTATTTGACCAGCAAATGGGTAGTAGTAACTAAGAGTCTCAGCGAGGGAACTCTTTAGGGACTCCATGATGGAGGAAAAACAAACCTTTTCAGGATTATGGTAGAAATAGAAGTATGTGACAGGAAATCGGCCAGAGAGTAGGTCAAGATTTGATAGAGTGAGTCTTTGTGGCTTTGGCAAGGGATTCGCGGCTTTGACAACACTTTTTTCTGTGAAGTTCACCGCAAACTCTCCATGCTCCGGAACTTCTTCCATTAAAACTAGAAACTCTAAGCCTACtcagtgaaaaatattttcagtagATTTTTCACCCCTCTTAGTGGTAGCTTTGATAGTTACATGACTTGCAGGTTACAAGCAAAACACACTTATATATATAGGCAGAATTTGGATACTGATCAGATAGAAAACAGTTGGAGTTTTATATAGTAACCTGAGAAGACAAGTAGATGTGCttccagtgtttttttttccctttttgttccaatatatattaattgacaAAGGTTGAAACTTGAATTTGGGACACTTTGTAAGGATTCATTGGTTTTAATGGATTAtgtcacgacccgaatcccggGTCCGTGACCGGCAACGCAGGAGCGGTGGCGGAAGGACACTCTTCCCGCGCTAAGCCTCAATTCGgacatatcaaaagaataatttattcaaaaatacgcagcatttcataatcttcagaaatattaattgatgaaaccaaaagatattttaaaactcctcatcagtaattaaaacaaaaacaataattcatAATACCCCTCATTTAATAATACTCACTTTTTAAACCACCAAGAGCTTGGTTGCCTTTTCatactaatttattttcaaaacatcacagattaaatgttgtcaggtatatATTAAATCCCCAATTTATTTGGTGATTAACTGGGATTAACTGGGGAATAGTTTCGGCACAAATATTTTcctagaaaaaaacaatgtcactaaaaaaaaaaaaaacaccaaacagAGAATAAGCAGAATGATGGATCCCAGATTGTTTGTGCCAGCCACTACGTACCAAGTATCTACTTTAATCAAATTTCATTAATACTAAGCAAGTGGTGAGCAAATTCGGCAGGCAAAATCATTTAGGACGAAATTAAACTGGGTAAATTATCATCACGAGTAGTGGTGGTTAATAGGATGTTTGATAATATGGTAAtagttgtttaaattttttaaaaaacatcatttcaaatATATTCTCAAACAACTCCTAAATCTCTTAGCAAAATCACATAGGTATACATTCCATGATTTCGTGCATTATGAATTAAGGTATtgatgcagaaaaaaaaaacaatataaaattatgttgaaaaggATCACATTATAAATTCCAATTTAAAATATCGAGGATCAGCTATCTCATCACTTGGTTAATTGCACGAACAAACACCATCTGACTACCCACACATGCAAGTAGTAGCCTATGTAAGTGGAGGATTGCCATTCTCGcctttttatctcttattaTAGCACCAACAATTATTCCTGCCTATCTAGTGCAAGAAATTGCTTAAtaagagagggggagagagctAATCGGAGAGTGTAATTTTAACGTAAAGAGCCACTATCACTAGAGGTTTGGGCTAAAAGTGGCCGTGGAATTATAGCCTTTTTGACAAGTTATGATAGCAACACTGACTTCGTTCCTATTACTCGGGAAAATCACCAGGGGCCATAAACGCACTGACTGCATATGCACCGTCGGAAGTGCATGTCACTGCAAGGCATTACTTTTGAGGGTTGGCAGGAGTGGAGGCACATCAGCAACTTGTGAGTTATTGGAGGCAAAACTTAATGCTAATCGCCACAACAATTCCCTTTCTAGCTTGTTCAGATCGACTCGACTCGACTCCTGCTCAATCCCCATGATTGATCAGCACAATATCACCCTGATAAATGCAAAATCTGCCTTCAAATTAATGTTCTGGAAATCACAGTCATCCCCGTGCCTGTCACCtagtattttcttttcaatatttcCATATATTTGACCTGGAGGAAATCAATTTACTGTAAGGGAACCACGCCTGTCACCACCCATTACCAAGCATCACAACCCCACGCATGCTAAACATCTCCACCACCTCCATCTTTACCTGATTGCCTCACTTCTCACTTTTACTTGTCATCATCAAAAACTCACTAACTCGTATAGTCAAACCTCTCCCTGTCATCCTCCATGATCATTCCTATATATTTCCTTTATTGCCCCTGTACACCTGAGATTTtatgcttttcttcttcttcttcttcttcttctttttaaaaaaataagctcatgtttttcttcaataattatAGTGCAAATTCGCACAATATTTTATGCATAGTAAACGCTTCATTTTCTTGCCAATGATTATTTCTTGCCAAATGTATCAAGAACTCTTACCAATTTTTCAACTAATAATAATGTTAGACACTAACCAACAGTGAGTattaattaacattttcattaattaatcataACACTTGTCGTCATGTTTGAGGTGAGTCAATATAATCAATTAAGATCTATCGAAAAAAGCTTCTTACGTCACAAGTTTCTACTCAACATTTCTGATATTTTCCgtcaattttgtaattttgtgaCAGACTTTCTCTTACATTACTAGACTCACCATTTCTTCTACATTATACTTGCTCTCATCTTCATCTTATATTGCTTCTCTCATaaatttattaacttaaatattaaagaatttcTCATTCCATgaaagatttcttttcttttctcaaaaataCTCAAGTTCATATATACACAGGTCTAAACATGAAGCTCGGCTCACACATTGACTCAGTTTCGCAAGCAATgaaaagattaatttatatGTGAAGTTTTTTCTTAACTTCATGACTGAATGCGTCTGTTCAAGTTAAACTTCTTCTTAGGATATTCAAATGCTACGTTTGgctaattatatgataatttgCTTCTGTGCATCTTTGAAATTGTCTTGCACTTgggttttaataatattatattacatTAAGGACATGTAATAATTCATAAACAGTGCATTGATGAGCTGGCCCAATGAAAACTACTTTACAACATTCAGTGCTTTCAGAGCAGTGTTTTGGAAATGATCGGGAGtgcttcaaaatgatttttatttaaaaatatattaaaataatatattttttattttttaaaaattatttttaaattaacgcattaaattatctaaaattattaaaaaaatattaatttaaaataaaaaaatataaactttttttaaaaaacttttaaaacacgaaacaaataatttatctcATAAAAATTCCACAACGCCTGCGTTATGCTACCTTTGCCTCTCTATACTCAACCCGTGAGCAAATATTGTCAACGGTCAAGATGTTACGTCCTATATGTGTCTTGTAGCATACATTTATTTCCTGAATTGATCTTCAAagtcaattattattttgtccttcaatttttttttaaaaaaaacagaaaaaatagcAACATATATATTCCCGGCAATGGCAATAGGAATTCGACCACCACacccgttaaaaaaaaaataccaatctCATCATAcaaatttattgttaaaattacaaaatatatgtatatttgaagtttttaaatataaaaaatacaaatattttcatcttttttgcagtttttttttctattaaatttaatcattttttttattttctaatttttttagattgatttttttaactattttatccttaatattttaattggttAAGTATTTAGCTTTTTtggttgagtttatttttagaatttaaaggTTACGAGTTTAAAAGATGAACTcgaattgatataatttttttttaagatttttttccatcttctaatattttataattttttttttatttttggttacaGATCAGATCCAGTAGCTAAAGATCACGAGGATGTTGTTATTCAGTATTACGGAGATGAAGCAAGGGATACCCGATACTTTCCTTCCTTAATTGTTGTGTATTCCTTAAGGACTAATTCATGGAGATATTGTGGACATTTGGCGCATGATCATTGCTTGCAGAACAGTACATGTTACACTTGGGTGAATGGAGTTTTTTAATGGGCAGGATCGCATACAAAGTTTGGGAATTTTGAAGCGCTCCTTGCATTTGACCTGGATAATGATGTGTTCCAAGAGATAAAGCACCAGATTATTGCGACCCAGCTTCTGGTAGACTTGTATTATATGATGACTCCATTGCTTTCTTTAATGTTCACGAGATTGAGAAGTTTCTTGATATATGGGCATTGAATGAACGGTGTTGGACCAAAAAAACTCACCATGGGGCCTCTTCCTGGAGTTCAGAATGTGAGTGGAGATCGTTGGAAGAGGAATAAGGTCAGTTTAGCCCGAGTATGGGAAACTAAACTTATGTGAGCTTAGCACTCAAGAAATAAGGGGTCTTGACTTTCAGAGGTTTAGTTCGTGCGAAGGAATTTATGTTTATAAGAAGAGTCTTGTTTCGTTCAAGGATAGAAATGTGAGATCTGCCTCGTTCAATCGAAACGCTCAAAACTAGCAAGTATTTTCGACAGGCGAATCATTTTAGTACCCGCCACTATGCTCTAAGAGAAGAAGCGGGAAGCAGAAAGGAGTCAGAGGTTGAAGGAATTGTTACTTGTTATGAAATAATTCTGATGTTTCGAATTTAGAAATCCCAGTTTGATGTTTTGAGTTTAAATTTCGTTGACAGAAGCATTTTGAACTCTgttatttattcaaatttcaataaatcGTTGTTGAGGTAATGTCTTGCTTGTATATTTTTACTGTCTTATCAATCCTCCGcctcttaatttttcatgtctCTGATTTCTGTTTATTCCTAAATAGCAAGACTGTGATAAAACATAATCAAAGTCTCATTACATCATCAAAGAAAGAGGCGCAGCCATCGTTCAAAAGTGTTTAACCCTCAAAATGTAACAATAAATATGGAGACCAACAGTGCTAAATAAACATGCATGGCAACAACAGAGCTGCCAAATGAAAATTCCAACCTTTGTTTTTGACTCTTAGAAGCAAACAATCAGCTTGACAGCATTTATTCCAAGCAAATCCTCAAACAGATTTTTTTGTGATCGATCCTGACATCAATAAGATGCCCATGCCAGTCTCCCTGAAGTCATCTCAGCAAGACGCACAGGGACAGCTTCTCCTGGCTCGAACCAGGcaagcttttcaaataactttttggcAAGGTCCCCTACGACGTATGAAACTCCTGAAGCCATAATTCCAGTAACAAAGTAGTGCAGCACAGTCTTCAAGTAGGGTTTGGGCGAATTCTGGATGTAAGCCTTTCCGATGGCAAGTATGGTAATGCATAAAAGAGAAGCTACAGCCACTGCTGCTAGCTTGAAATTCTTGTCATCAGTCTCCATGAAGGTGAAACCATACACTGCAGGCGGTACTAaaccaaaaacaagaaatgatAACAAAGCAATGGTGGCGTGAAGTAAGAAATTCTCTCTCCGTCCCAGAAGTTGTTGATAGCGATCAACTTGCTCATTTGTTTGACTGGAGGCCCCTCTAGGCTGCTCACTTTTCAAGTCCGAAAGCTGTATTTTTACATGTTACGGGAGTAtcttagtttaaattttaacatcTATCAATAATTTACAAATGGACTGGATCGAAAAGTCACTTACACTGTGAGCAATAATGAAAATTCCACCAATCAAGTTTGCCAGCGACAGAGATATAATGTTCACTGTAACCAgaaaaatagttaatgatagTAAATTGTTAGATGAAGTTTcgagatatgatttatataattttctaacgtatttttttaagtgaaagttctttgaatttaaaactTGCGTAAGCCCACActatcttgtgtttaatttttatcaaataaaatagaaatatcatattaaagaaTCAATTTAACTCTAtagcttaagttgttaggtgagagCTTAAGATACGTTTTGTATAATTCTCTACCAATAAATTCAGACCACTGAAATAATTCTTCATGGGAAAAGAAGTGATTCTCATCAAATATAAGTATGCAAGCAACTATGTTAAACATCGCCAAAAGAAATGGAACATAACAGTTTGAAGAAACTACTGTGTATTAGACAAGAAAAGATAGAAATTCTGATGTATTTGAACAGTGGAATATCCAAATATATAGAGAAAATTGAgagagtaattaatttatgatgaTAATAATCCATTTATAAATATCAGATAAGAAGGAAACAAGCGAAGGAAAATGCAATAAACAAAATTTGGGGAGGGGTGTTACAAACATAAAACATGACTCTGAAACTTACATGTGGTTGCTTCAGCACCAGCAGCAGATGTCACAACACTTAGACTTGTAATAGATTCAATTAAACCGCCATAGAcaatgcttttcactatttCCAATTTCTTAGCACCTCTTAGTTCAGAATCTGTTGTTCCCTCAGTTGAATCAGCAATGACTGGCCTGCTCAAAGGAGGTTCTGCTTCGGGCCCTGATGCAACAAGTGCTACATtagattttctctttcttttttgttctgaaATATTTTACATTCAAGAGATGATCTGTAAATTCAAAGTATTTGTACACTTGCATGAGATTTACtatgaaatttattaatgaaagaaTTATATAGCAACAATGAAATCAGAAATTAATAGATATTTTCAaggtttaaattgaaaaaaaaaacagatatacGGGATAGTGAATACTAGGCATTGACACTACTGctagactggttgcgtaaagctgcagtatatatatttgtgtgtgtgtgtgtgtgtgtgtgtgtgtgatacAGCAAGCAAGTGAATAGCAACTCAAATTGCCAAAAGAGACACTGTTGATAACAAATTTCTTTATTCACGCGGCCATTGATACCATGCACATTCATACCTGCATCATCTACTTTTCTTCCTCCAACAATTATTACTTCAAGTGGTTTAGAGCCTTGCTTTGAGGAGGCTGCATTAATCCTGTCAGCTTCCTGGGGACCAGTAGTTCCATAAATTGGTTCTTGATTTACCGTTGTCGCAACAGGTGATCGAATTCGGTTCATCACTGAGGCGTTCGTATCTTCATCATGTACTGTTTCACTCGATGGAGCTTTGGTTTGATCAAGTGGTGGTGTTCCACCAGATGGAGATTTGTTTGTTGATGAATCGGGTGATGGAACTTGCACAGTGTCTGCAGCATTAGCTCATTAAGTGAAACATATTGAGGCACGTACAAggtagaaaaaatgaaaatgcacGTAGAGATCACGGAGACAGCAAGAGCACATGGTCgtggaaaataataaataaaaatctgattgcataataataagaaatggAAGCGGTATCGAAGTGTTAAAAGATTGCATCGAGTATATCACCTTTCTCATGATGCAGTGTATCTTCTTCACCTTTCGGTACCAAATTAGGGAAGAACCAATTGCCTGTTGAATGAAACAAAAAGGTAAAATTGGAGCATGTATCATAGCTTGGGAAGAATAGAACTTGGAAACGCCATTACATACGAAAACTATACGAAGAAAAGCGAGTAGACAGGTATAAAATCTTTGATAAGATTGCATGAAATACAAAATTAAGCATtgaaattaatccaatcaacaccatcatcatcatcctcacTAGCCATTGTTCGAAAATATATAATGTCAAACAGTGGCCATATTGTGGCATAGGATATGGCATACGGACCTGCAGGTTATCAACAAGGATAAAGGAAGACACATTAGTCATTACCTATTGGTATGAGAAAACTGAAGCATGATGTGCATCTGAATGTATCAACTGGCTCAGGGCGGTGTGCATCTCTACTGCCCTCTTCATTACCGCGAATTATAACCTTCTTGATGCAAGAATTACAGTTAGGACAGTAGAATTCATGAGCAGCAGGCTTCTCAAAAACCCTTTCAAGATACAGTTCTGCGACTTCTTTGATGTGGCTGATATCTCCATGTCCTGTTGTCCCCTGGTTGGTGGAACTGATCGGTACGATCTGTTCCTCCAGCGACATTTTGGAAGGAGGAAGGCTTGATACTTCCGGGAAGAACCTTTCAGGCTTTGAATATACAATATCAACAATGGCATCTTTCAATCCATGGAACCCATCAATAGATTCAGTGCCTGAAACCATAAAGACGTGCAGTAGACAAAGCATTTCAATTACTAGtgtaatatttataaatgtGCTTTAAAATTGGATGAGCAATCATCCATTTGATGAATACATAAACTCATTCTTGTGTTCacctaaaaaaacttgaagctAAACTGTAACGTACGTGGTGAGACACCATCATAAGCAAAGGAATTTGAGCACCGACTTCGATAATTTTAACAATCTTTAATATAACTAAACTCTTGATTCTTATTCTAATTGCCAATACTGATATAATTGAAAGACCTATTTAATTCTCTGCAGCTTCAAATTGTTAAGAGAGgaagaatgcatgtgtgtcgcCATTGGGGTGTCGCATGAAGCCATGGTCGATCGGTTTACTCTTCAATGACAACGTTGTCAAAAGGTACGAACATAGGATTCATTCAATTATTGCCTTGGGACCCCgacattatttatatataaacaaacaaagccTCTTTAATTGTAGATTATGGGTTTCAACCTTCTCTTTAAATGAAATCTACTAACTtcttcaacaaaacaaaaaggaaagaaaaaaaatgcatccaTATTGGCTCATGCATGCATGTGGGGCAATGTTTTGGTAACGAAAATCCGTCTTCAAGTTTATGATTGTTGGTGTCAATAATcagtcaggaaaaaaaaatataattaaaaaaatgaaaggtcaGCTCAACAAAACACTTCTAATCTGTATATAAAAATGTGTTTGCCCagggaaaaagaaatttatctCCATCCATGTATATATGGCTCCATATGCTATATGCGTGTGCTGTATCTGTAAATTTGTTGACCAACATGGTcattgcattaattaattttaattaacatataataaaatgcCTTGCTATTTTACAATAACAATGAAATGTCAaaattataagattatcatTATCTCACGATCCAAATTTAACAGGTTAGCCAGAGTTAacttaacttatatttttagttttttttagaaggtTATCAGGATCTCATTACATGAGTAATAGATTTGACAAGTTAGCCAGAGTAACTTAACTCATATTTTTCGAAGGCTATCAGGATCTCATAACTTGAGTaataaatttgacaagttaacccattTAATCagagtcaatctaatatatttttgttccaatgttttttttttaaaaaagatattgttttgattgtttttagtcaaactatattttaatcggtcatttagattatttttagatCTGTCAAGTTAATCAGGTCACATCAGATTAATCCtaatatactttaatttttttctattaaaaaatattttaacaacacccgaatatttttttacttcaaaaaaaattgatttgatctaCAATGTTGTGTGAGCAATGATTTAGTATAATTTATTGGGAAAGTGATCATAAATATTGTTACGATTATCaattacaatttaaataaaatagaaagtaTGTGTGTTATAAAGTTATGTGTGTGTCAACAagtgttattaaactcaattcagTTCAACCTTGTCAAAGCTTGGATAAGatttaatttgactttaaaaaaaaattaaaataactttaattcaattttttaaagaaaatcttAAAAGGATGTAATTTGAATTAATCCATCAACTCGTAATCCAGATCGTGTAGCAgataaattttataactatgatgtcaactttttaaactttaattgatttagaattaatccctcaattttgaatttaaccTTCCTAAACCATGTTGTACTTGGAATGCAATCCTTCTTTTAGATTTTGTAGTT from the Populus nigra chromosome 1, ddPopNigr1.1, whole genome shotgun sequence genome contains:
- the LOC133702996 gene encoding coniferyl alcohol acyltransferase-like; this encodes MEEVPEHGEFAVNFTEKSVVKAANPLPKPQRLTLSNLDLLSGRFPVTYFYFYHNPEKVCFSSIMESLKSSLAETLSYYYPFAGQIVQNPNTNEPEIICDDNGALVVEGHANISLKKLDFYNLDQFLQGKLVSLNTEFPLQVQVTRYTCGGISITFTFDHALGDASAFGKFLVSWSEIAQRKPISCMPDHRRNLLARCPPTYHPSLDQTFVKCTIEEIINMPTTQILLKRLYHIDVSSINRLQQLACDSGNKRTKIEAFSAYVWKIMVTAIDERHQKCKMGWLVDGRGRVHGAEDLMSNYIGNVLSVAVAEATIAELKQGSISDVASNVHDSISKVTNEAHFLDLIDWIECHRPGLMLSSIVLGRGGPALVLSSGRRFPVAELDFGFGGPVVGTVCTTVEKIGVGYMNQRPSARNDGSWTVSAILWPELAAALESDSIFQPMSASLLRL
- the LOC133697344 gene encoding membrane protein of ER body 1-like, encoding MEESFQEDEVMEVALRGRRPRQDSQSSITISTTSTNGDTDVHDAVDSSMTANGSAELINQEQNGKLETSIFVNKGTESIDGFHGLKDAIVDIVYSKPERFFPEVSSLPPSKMSLEEQIVPISSTNQGTTGHGDISHIKEVAELYLERVFEKPAAHEFYCPNCNSCIKKVIIRGNEEGSRDAHRPEPVDTFRCTSCFSFLIPIGNWFFPNLVPKGEEDTLHHEKDTVQVPSPDSSTNKSPSGGTPPLDQTKAPSSETVHDEDTNASVMNRIRSPVATTVNQEPIYGTTGPQEADRINAASSKQGSKPLEVIIVGGRKVDDAGPEAEPPLSRPVIADSTEGTTDSELRGAKKLEIVKSIVYGGLIESITSLSVVTSAAGAEATTLNIISLSLANLIGGIFIIAHSLSDLKSEQPRGASSQTNEQVDRYQQLLGRRENFLLHATIALLSFLVFGLVPPAVYGFTFMETDDKNFKLAAVAVASLLCITILAIGKAYIQNSPKPYLKTVLHYFVTGIMASGVSYVVGDLAKKLFEKLAWFEPGEAVPVRLAEMTSGRLAWASY